The sequence below is a genomic window from Harmonia axyridis chromosome 1, icHarAxyr1.1, whole genome shotgun sequence.
TAGGTACAACAATTTATGAATGAGATAGCACCTGATACGCATAACTGATGACTTTGTTTGAAAGCAGTGATACTTCTCAAATAATCTAATTTTTGCTTGAGTCGTTTTTTTTATCTGCCTACAATCTAtgaaatacaattttgaaaAGTCTAATACAACAAATTTTCTTTACTGGATATTCCAAGTAAATTGCAGTTAAGGGATTGTGATTAGGTGGAGTATCTTAAGCTAGACTTCTCCcctatatcaaatattttttttcttacaataaaggtactattattaatattaaaatgtcAAAGATATCAATGTACGAGTTTTAAAAATaaccaaatttaatttttcagggGAATATtgctgaaatgaaaattttgttacaaGTGGAATAAAAAGTTCAATCACCTATTACAATAGATTATTAAAATTCAATGACCTGAATCAGTTTATGAGTTTGATTTTAGAGTCACTTTCAGTTGTGATTAGAGTATGACAGAAtatatttaaagaaaatttataaatataaataaggttGAATTTCCCAATAATCACAGTGGTATGGAACAAtactaaacaataaaaaatatttcaggcaGAGAATAGATAACAAAAAGATAAAATGAGCAACTTTGATACAATATAAGTAGAATTTTTTCAAACCAATTTAAGTCATCTAATTAAGCTGAACTTAAACATCACCCATCTTTCGTTTTCAATTAGTTCCCCACATTCATTCTAACTCATCTTTCTCATACAAACTAACCTAGCTCAAAAGGTAGTTAAGTTAGATTAGTTGAGTTGAAGCAATCTcggattaattaaaaattttagatTTGTTCACAACAACGCTACTATAGTTAACTTGAGTGATAATTCAGAGTGTAAAAGCaagtaataaaataattatcttaCCACTAAATGGTTGACAATAGTTAGCAGGATCTATAAAAGATCTAGCAGGAAGTGAAGACACTAGTATTGGATTCATAAGGATCAAGTtcagatatttctgaaataaagagTTTTAATTGACATAAACaacttttcatttattaattcaatACCTGCAAACCTTTCAGTCTTTCATTAATGAAATCAGGGTCAAAGTTGCCGATGAGTTTCTTTGGTGGAAATGATAATTGCAACCCCGATGATTGTAAATAGGTATGAAGCTTATGGAAATCATTATATCGTTTAGATATCCTCCAAGTTTCGTCGGAAAATGGTCCCCTATGTACTTTTATGATGAACTCCTAATTAAGTACGTCAATAAATAATGAgacaaataaattaaatttcatcttACAGTATGTCCGTTAACGCTTTTCCAGTTTTCAATAATACATGATAAAGGTTCTGTATCATCTAACAATATTTTATTAGAAGTTTCTTTCTCGAAAATAGCCATTGATGTGCAAACATTTGCTTGGAACAATGTTTTAAATCCATTAGATACATAAACATTACGCTGTTTCAGGATGTAGGCATCAAATGTCCGAAACTCAACCACTCGACCACGTCATACCTCTTTCATTTTATGAATGTGATGAATCAgtacaaattaacaattaaataatttactgtcgaactACACTgtctattattatttattttcgggGAATTTATCAGAAAACTTTGCGTAATAGTTGACACTGACAGAAGTGACAGATGATGACAGATGATAATATAAGATTCtgtagaaaaatattgaacGCAGCCAGTATTTTTTTCAGTATACATCTATGaagtaataaatatatatataaaattcaaagggAGTGATGATTTATATTACTCTATTGTTATTGTTGGGACTcgataattaaattattattttttctacaatttattactctatggttcatTCTAAGATTTTCAAGTGAACGTTAGGCAATTTGCATTTATTAAATTGTATTGTGGGTaatagtttttgaaatattgaggGGCTGCGTTTCAGTTTtggttttcttttcattttttttttataatatgagcGATAATTACAATTTATTCAGAATCAGGTGTGATAAATAATCGATCCTGCCGATCCATACATTTTACTGAATAAATAATCGGAAGAATCgcaaaattagaaaataataaaataaaattatcgtgAGAAATGCAAATGCTTTATAGAATGTTCATGAAAGGATGAAATGGAATAAGATAATAGAAAAACTTTAATATGCTAGGTATATATAAGTATATGTTTTTGGATTATGAtaacattttcaaatgaaattaagtatgaaatattcaaatttgcataaaatgtttctatcctttatgagttgttgaagaCGTGCAATGCTATCATGATGACTGGAAATATTGCAGGTAAATATATTCTAACGCCTCCAGAGTTACACATATCCGTATTACAAGTTATGCATTGGGCACTATCTCCTGCATTCTTACATACTGATGGATTTTGACATCCTCTGGTTATCTTTTCTGAAAAAAGTCctaaatgtatttttttattcatatactCAACATTCTATGGGATAGGAGGGTtccgtatatacagggtgttcctaaaactaaaatgagagattcgttggataattttaagaaaaaaaatcctaaatGGGTCCGCAAATTCTTTGTTTTTGAGAGATGGGTGTCTCTCGAAAAccgtagtcctacttttttgtgatgattataccactataccagtttatcgacaAAACAACAAACCATAAAGTGAAATACTGTACCAAAGTTTCttcttacatttttctgaactaccagtggtGCACCAAAAAGCGGACACTGCTCCAGAAAAAACAGCACCTTGTAAATTTGCAatgaaaattagcatatcacgtGATGAAAACTTTAGATTGGAATATTCATGTGAAGGGAAAGCGAGAAGGAAGGTGCTTCGAGAAAAAAACTAAAGCGTTTGTGGGTCTATGTTTACCGGACTTTCTTCctgaaaatgatccgaggaatgcCATCATTcgtatacctccaatttaggggAATCCTGTATGAAGACAGTTGTGCAGAGAAGCTAAACTTATCTGGTTACTATAGGCTTTTCAGTGCTGTcccttatttatttttattcatattgacaggactcagcgcataagcttaaattatttttgaccctACAGGCTGATCCGAAAGTACTGAAACATGATACCACCTtgttgtcatcatttatctgcGGTACTTTAACTGTATGCGTAAAAAGAATACTGCCAGCTCCAATACAAAATATGAAATGCAAagcattttggaaattattaattttagccACAATATGTCTAGACATGAGTGAACACTACTCACTAGGCTATCCGACAAGCAAAAAACATTCAGAGCataccatttgaaaaaatggacaTTTTGACGAAATCGAGTGATAAAGGAAAATGAAGATTACAGAGAAGAATTTGTGCTGAACCGGGGCGGTAGCTAGTATTTGAGCAAACTAAAAAGTAGTTGAGCAGCTAGCTGTTCATAAAAGGGAAATAATTTATGGGTACTTACTAGTCACATTATCCATGTAACGGAAGCATACATCCCCATTACTACAATTGACTCCTTTGGCAGAATTGTCAGCACATAACAGTGACGATactgtaaaaataaaatattgaatcatttTAAAACGAGAAAGGCACTTACCCGAATTCAGGAGTTTTTGCGCGCTTGTTTGTAggtattcatgtaattttttctcGAGATTCTGCAAGTAGATTTTTGATTCTATATACCTActtaattcattaaatattctAATAAACATAAGTCTTAGTGAACATGAAGAATGAGGTGATATTTCAAAACAATGTCGTTGGTCAGTATTAGTATCACTTCTGGAGTAATTTTCTCAAGCCAAAAcgcttataataataaaaaattcatgcttAGAATGTTCGATTTTCCTTTTTTAAtgccttatactgggtgtttctttgggaaacggaaatacttcgcaggtgcataggtggcaccaaggcggttctggagataccccttttattgggtcttactgtcttcgtagccaagatacagggtgttttatgaattttgcgcgtttctttctgaggtcatatcaaacgaaccacccggtatattttcttcatatttggccaATAGGTTCTTAGTTGAGAGCTCAAACGTAttatgcaataaccgccttgaaaatccaggtccgggttaacaaaaaattatgaatcgtttgaatcctcgtaacaacaccctgtacatcggaattttgaaaaactgTTTTGATATTCGGATataccactaaaaactaaactgagacgtgtaattcaaattttcgcgcagacagttttactgcacaaattttcaacgtaaaagtgaagtttttaagaacttggatacctgaaagtggtttgaagtgacttttaacaatgaattatcaaaaatattgaatccataattatttcaagattacttaACAGTAACAGTACTTAaaaaaatcacccggtatatgTAGAAAGATTAACTGTTTTCAAATTCCTTTTCTGgctgaaaaataatttcctgcgaataatatgaaaaataaaggaATGAAAAACcattcaaatgaggtatcacatAACATATTAAAGAAACATATTCATGTCATCACCATACCTCTTATCAGAAGTTGGGCAATTGCAGAAATTATctgtttcagttttttcctcgaaatttcaGATGTaatccttcaaagaaaatgtatatattttaaaCTTTAAAAGCTTATAAGTATGTACCtacatattcattcattcatataaagattcaaaaatgatgatgataTTTTGAGGTTGACTCAGCATTATAGAAGTGTTACTTTCGTCCGAGTGAATAACTAATAGATATCAATCTATTTTGACTCACCAGTATGAAATAGTAGAAAAACACCCACACAAACAATAATTTTATGCCACATTTTCGCAGTGTCAACCAGAAACTGatttaatgaattgaaatttcttATCGAATGGGGTAGATAATAATTGCTTCCTTTTTCAGAACAAGCAATTTCCCGGGTCTCACTTTGATATGCTCTTTTCAAGTCATTAGgtttattatgaaaattaaaCTCTAAGTGACTTGGAAATCTGTGGCATGGTGTGTACCTATTATCAAGAAAATTTATCTGCGGTTTAAGCGCAGAACCTCAGCAAGGAATGTTTTtgcatttcattcattttctgaTACATTAACTTgctcaaataaataattaacGCACGTAGTAGTTTTAAGCTACAAGATAATCAAAAGCATTACGGTTCATTATCTCAATGGTTATGGAAACTACCGTTTGATgatcattaatgaaaaaaatttcaatgaatatgtgGCGATGGGATTCGAATTAATAACTCGAAAATTATACGGTCTAGGACTTTGTGGAGAAGGAATTTGTATAGGATACCATAGTATGTATACCTTTCATGATGatacaaggtgtctcaaaagaaagtttatatgTTTTCAGATTACTGGGCGAACGCAACAATTTTGAGGGGCGCGAGGTACATGTCAATCGGTATTCGGTAGCCTGGTTCTTTTGAATTTAATCGCTATGCAGCGGTTTTTTGGGAGCGGATCGCACGTTATGTGTACGTAATTCTGCGACTACAACAAGAAGACATTTCTCCAATATTCGATGTTTTTTGTCACTTGAATGACCCGCCAAGTATTCCTCTCACTTGGAAATGGGTAAAAAAGAACAGAAGAGAACGTGGAATGGGTCAGTCAGTCTGctcgtgatgatcccgacctctCCATTAGGAAGCATGAAAGTGCTTCGAATGTGAATAGATACTAGCTAGATGGCATTCCCAAAGAGtgttttttcataattaattatattttttccgaaaaacggCTGATTTTATAATCGCTTTTTTGAATATGTATAAGCTTTCTTTTGATCAATGATTTTTTTAGATTTGAATCCTTGATTTTAATtgtaattttatgaaaaaaatcacgCTACCAACGATTTTGTTAGTGTTATCTGAATTTGAGAAGAGAAATGACTCAATCTCATAGTCCTTCTTGTTCTTGACTTGTTTTGTATGAGGAGCGTATTTTTCTGCAAGTTGAATGATTCGGTATTTCGGTTGAAGTATTTGATGGaactttcaaaattattttgtcgaATAAATGTAGTATCATAAATGTAAAATGAAGgcgaaaaattgaaacaatcgatattcacaagcctctgttgaagcgaattatTCACCACGGACAGAAACAGATAGTAATCACTTGGTGTCAGGTCCGGACTATGAGGTGGATGCATGAGAATCTctcaaccaagctcccggaggTTCTGACGAGTCAATATCGATGTGTGGGGGATGTGTGGcgttgtcttgatggaacacgATTCtcctcctattggccaaagctgaccGCTTCTGGCCGATTGCTTCAgatggtccaattgttgacagtaaaGTTCCGCTTCCGAGTTAACATttgtgccgtaggggagcagctcatagtagataattcccttccAATCCCACTaaatacacagcaaaaccttcgtGGCTGTCAATTCTAGCTTGGTCACCATTTCAGCCGGCTCATCGTGTTTCGAcgacgaccgttttcgcttgacgttgtcgtaagtgatccacttttcatcaccagtcatcaACCGCTTtgaaaatgggtcgattttgttgcgattcagcagtgattcgcagatggaaattcggcccTTGAGGTTTTCTTTTGTGTTAACTCGTATGGTACCCATTCATCGaaattcttcttgagaccagccttatgcaaatggttcaaaacggtttttttgtgtaatttttcgCTCTTGGCCAAtagaaacagtgcttacatgtccatgattttatcgacattttcgacaatagGCCTGCTATTGCgtgatgcatctttgacatcgaaat
It includes:
- the LOC123681787 gene encoding uncharacterized protein LOC123681787, which encodes MWHKIIVCVGVFLLFHTVSSLLCADNSAKGVNCSNGDVCFRYMDNVTKKITRGCQNPSVCKNAGDSAQCITCNTDMCNSGGVRIYLPAIFPVIMIALHVFNNS